The following proteins are encoded in a genomic region of Clostridiales bacterium:
- a CDS encoding DUF2207 domain-containing protein, whose protein sequence is MYKNPYRIICSFLILIMSLIFANPAFAASNNSSLEIKKYTVNAEVMKNGEMAVNENVTFDFSGKFNGITKEIVFSKSSGISDLTVSQIQGDSEVPYMAVDSAMNGDREVYTIDKSKKDSWMLKIFCPSEDETKAFRISYVLHDVAVKYNDTAELNWNFIGKENKTPIRNVRIDIKVPEGIKKGEIKVFAHGPLNGNSSIIDDRTAELTVERLPSKKNIEARVLFPASLIPECKNIVNENKLAEILDQEKAFADKANKEREKARLILKIVSAAAIALFFMTAFLAYYLHIKYNKEPESEFKGKYYRELPEDCSPAVMSVLYNFGNITTRDITATLMDLVRKKYLKIEIEKKEVKKLFGTKTKEDYSIVKLKDADNNLLEHERYFLNWMLNDIGDGSRLTFKNIERCTKSKTAALKFKGSYEAWSDIVKMEAEDKIFFDRTIGKGKAIGGIFALLDIAAGVIFIILGGIAGIMDIIAGILLMIFSLTFKRRTKYGATQFAMWNAFKRFLREFSNLKEAVIPSLIIWEQYLVYAISLGVAREVIKQLKVIIPEEDYQANGLTYLYMGNYMYNRSVFERFDDISSQFEHASNSAFSLANSSDSSHSGGGGGFSSGSSGGGGGGGFGGF, encoded by the coding sequence TTGTATAAAAATCCATATAGAATCATTTGCTCCTTCCTTATATTGATTATGTCTTTGATTTTTGCCAATCCTGCCTTCGCTGCATCGAACAACTCTTCGCTTGAAATAAAAAAATATACTGTGAATGCAGAAGTCATGAAAAACGGCGAAATGGCTGTAAATGAAAATGTTACATTTGATTTCTCAGGCAAATTCAACGGTATTACAAAAGAAATAGTATTCAGTAAAAGCTCAGGAATAAGCGATTTAACGGTATCTCAAATACAGGGAGATTCCGAAGTGCCTTACATGGCAGTCGATTCGGCGATGAACGGGGACCGGGAAGTATATACGATTGACAAATCAAAAAAGGATTCATGGATGCTTAAGATATTCTGCCCATCGGAAGATGAAACAAAAGCGTTTCGGATTTCTTATGTTTTGCATGATGTTGCTGTAAAGTATAACGATACGGCAGAACTTAACTGGAACTTTATAGGAAAGGAAAATAAAACGCCCATTAGAAATGTCCGCATAGATATTAAAGTCCCAGAGGGAATAAAAAAGGGCGAGATCAAGGTTTTTGCCCATGGACCTTTAAACGGCAACTCTTCAATAATCGATGACAGAACTGCTGAACTTACTGTAGAGCGCCTTCCAAGTAAAAAGAACATTGAAGCGCGTGTCCTTTTTCCCGCATCCTTGATACCTGAATGCAAAAATATAGTAAATGAAAATAAATTAGCCGAAATATTGGACCAGGAAAAGGCATTCGCCGACAAGGCAAATAAAGAAAGGGAAAAGGCAAGATTGATACTTAAAATCGTGAGCGCTGCCGCAATTGCACTTTTTTTCATGACTGCATTTCTTGCATACTACTTGCATATTAAGTATAACAAGGAACCTGAAAGCGAATTTAAAGGCAAATATTACAGGGAACTTCCTGAAGACTGCAGCCCTGCTGTAATGAGCGTGCTTTATAATTTTGGAAATATCACGACCAGGGATATAACGGCAACCTTGATGGATCTTGTAAGAAAGAAATATCTCAAGATCGAAATCGAAAAAAAGGAGGTCAAAAAACTGTTCGGTACCAAAACAAAAGAAGACTATAGTATCGTAAAGCTTAAAGATGCAGATAATAACCTTCTCGAGCATGAAAGGTATTTTTTAAACTGGATGTTAAACGATATAGGAGATGGCAGCAGATTAACTTTTAAAAATATAGAAAGGTGTACAAAGTCAAAAACTGCAGCCCTTAAGTTCAAAGGCAGCTATGAAGCCTGGTCGGACATCGTCAAAATGGAAGCGGAAGACAAAATTTTTTTTGACAGGACCATAGGAAAAGGAAAGGCAATAGGCGGCATATTTGCACTATTAGACATCGCAGCAGGCGTTATATTTATCATCCTCGGCGGTATTGCCGGCATTATGGATATTATCGCAGGGATATTGCTTATGATATTTTCGCTGACATTCAAAAGAAGAACAAAATATGGTGCCACACAATTTGCCATGTGGAATGCATTCAAGCGATTTTTAAGGGAATTCAGCAATCTTAAGGAAGCCGTAATACCTTCACTTATAATATGGGAACAATATCTTGTTTATGCTATATCCTTAGGTGTTGCCAGGGAAGTGATAAAGCAGCTTAAGGTAATTATACCCGAAGAAGACTATCAGGCAAACGGGCTTACTTATTTATATATGGGAAATTATATGTATAATCGTTCCGTATTTGAAAGGTTTGACGACATTTCATCACAATTTGAACACGCTTCAAACTCCGCCTTTTCACTTGCGAATTCAAGCGATTCTTCCCATAGCGGAGGCGGTGGCGGCTTTAGCTCCGGAAGCTCAGGCGGTGGCGGAGGCGGAGGTTTCGGAGGCTTTTAA